A window of the Helianthus annuus cultivar XRQ/B chromosome 4, HanXRQr2.0-SUNRISE, whole genome shotgun sequence genome harbors these coding sequences:
- the LOC110868170 gene encoding uncharacterized protein LOC110868170 has translation MGEYWPEIYPQRKAFCRHGSRGPDPVNNKILSAFRNVKSFPLERIIMQFWRLVKTSSGTRLLCNFNPYAYSCSNHRLRKYRSSCCQYSYALSDRVVVDDDATIIYGAPPSTAILNQFPEVVLDLRAHRGTPLVDLALECELTCFMMLPAFSFTHCVGVIEVSVRYPCHLLQIYQELQRELLREGLYIVPPLRLLMPCKATTGDFLLAVREIEKALQVAVESHAITLGQVWVTYENSHRKKRRALLGKLRSYCVASPHGNDHMSFMKRFYQQLFVLPLEKAERGLVARTLETRQAHLCRNIFKFSDNKGVLAVLSAGAKCTSFAICLKSSHMGECDYVFEFFWPLSPNPLPLMEALILTLREYLPSFRYAASGAQLGDELLVVDVENSSSGSGSNPAKIFPKTELSETHKALQETGKKRKSTKKRKSTKGQSELTEAYQYPLTNVEDPEGEDELVILAVYKVDHSLFFLPSSTTFESLMEKINLEFELNPAGTYKIKYQVLPGEWYSLTDGTCLKSCISSYRTSNNIDHIKLLVLPVEK, from the exons ATGGGGGAGTACTGGCCAGAAATCTATCCTCAGAGAAAGGCTTTTTGTCGCCATGGTAGTCGTGGACCCG ATCCGGTGAACAATAAGATACTGTCTGCGTTTCGAAACGTAAAATCATTTCCTTTAGAGAGGATAATCATGCAGTTTTGGCGACTAGTGAAAACCTCTAGCGGCACTAGACTTTTATGTAATTTTAACCCTTATGCCTATTCGTGTTCAAACCATCGTCTCCGGAAATATAGGTCGTCTTGTTGCCAGTATTCCTATGCTCTTAGTGATCGGGTTGTAGTAGATGACGACGCTACGATCATATACGGTGCGCCACCATCCACTGCAATCCTGAACCAATTTCCAGAGGTGGTTCTGGATCTTAGGGCTCACCGGGGGACTCCTTTGGTGGATCTTGCTTTGGAATGTGAGCTAACTTGTTTTATGATGCTGCCTGCGTTTTCTTTTACTCACTGCGTTGGTGTCATTGAAGTTTCTGTAAGATATCCTTGCCATCTTCTACAAATTTACCAAGAGTTGCAACGTGAACTACTG AGGGAGGGTTTGTATATCGTTCCTCCACTACGACTTTTGATGCCTTGCAAG GCTACTACCGGGGATTTCCTACTTGCCGTGAGAGAAATTGAAAAGGCATTACAAGTGGCTGTTGAATCACATGCTATAACTCTTGGTCAAGTCTGGGTCACCTATGAGAATTCTCATCGTAAGAAGAGACGGGCGTTATTAGGCAAACTTAGATCTTATTGTGTTGCTAGTCCCCATGGCAATGATCACATGTCTTTTATGAAGCGTTTCTATCAACAGCTTTTTGTTCTTCCTTTGGAAAAGGCGGAGCGCGGTCTAGTTGCGAGGACACTTGAAACTCGTCAGGCACACCTGTGTAGAAACATCTTTAAGTTTAGTGATAACAAGGGGGTCTTGGCGGTACTCTCAGCCGGTGCAAAATGTACTTCTTTTGCGATATGCTTGAAGAGTTCTCACATGGGAGAGTGTGACTACGTGTTTGAGTTTTTCTGGCCCCTAAGTCCTAACCCCTTGCCCTTGATGGAGGCTTTGATACTGACACTAAGGGAGTATTTGCCAAGTTTCAGGTATGCTGCTTCTGGGGCACAACTTGGTGATGAATTACTTGTTGTAGATGTTGAGAATTCTTCTTCTGGGAGTGGGAGCAACCCTGCCAAGATTTTCCCAAAAACTGAACTGTCAGAAACACACAAAGCATTACAAGAAACAGGTAAGAAGAGAAAGTCCACTAAGAAGAGAAAGTCCACTAAGGGTCAAAGTGAGTTGACTGAAGCATATCAATATCCCTTGACCAACGTTGAAGATCCAGAAGGTGAGGATGAGCTAGTCATTTTAGCAGTTTATAAAGTTGATCACAGTTTATTCTTTCTCCCAAGCTCAACTACATTTGAAAGTTTAATGGAGAAAATTAACCTAGAGTTTGAGTTGAATCCAGCTGGTACCTACAAGATCAAGTACCAAGTTCTTCCCGGAGAATGGTATAGTCTAACTGATGGCACATGCTTAAAGAGCTGCATTTCATCGTATCGGACATCAAACAACATTGATCACATTAAGTTATTGGTGCTACCAGTGGAGAAGTAA